GTGCCAGCGCGGTGAATGCGGCGATCTGCTCGGCACCCCGGCCGGGCTGGGTGGTGATGTGGACGATGACGCGCAGGCTGTTCGACATGCGGTGAACCTAGCAAGTACGCACCGGGCCCGGGCCACAGGGCCCGGGCTGTCGGCGGTCGATCGGTCAGTCGGTCGGGTTCAGCTGGGGGACTCGGCGCCGCGGCGGGCGTAGTACCACCAGGCGACCGCGATGCAGCTGAGGTAGAAGGCGACGAATCCCCACATCGCGCTGGTGACGGCGAAGTTGGCGAACATGGCCGGGATGAAGAAGAACCCGTAGGCGGCGATCGCGGCGGTGAAGCCGGTGACGGCCCCGGACTCCATCTCGGCCTGCTTGAGGGCCTGGTCGTGCGCGGCCGTGCCCTCGGTGAGGCCCTTCAGGTGCTGGGCCCGGAAGATCACCGGGATCTGCCGGAAGGTCGAGCCGTTGCCGATGCCGGAGAAGAAGAACGCGGCCAGGAAGCAGGCGAAGAAGCCGTAGAACGAGCCTTCGTTGCCGCCGGTGGGCAGGAAGTTGATGACCCCGACGATGGACGCGGCCATCCCGACGAAGGACAGTACGGTGACCCGCGCGCCGCCGAGCTTGTCGGCGATCCAGCCGCCGGCCCACCGGGCGAGGGCGCCGAGGGCGGGGCCCATCCAGGCGTAGGTGGCGACCGAGTAGGCCGGGAAGGTGGTCTTGATCAGCAGGGGCAGCGCGGCGGCGAAGCCGATGAAGGAACCGAAGGTGCCGACGTAGAGCCAGGTCATCAGCCAGGTGTGCTTGCGCCGGAAGATGACGCGCTGCCGGCTGAAGGGGGTGGAGGCGACCTTGAGGTCGTTCTGGCCGAACCAGCTCACCAGCGCGAGGACGATCAGCACCGGGATCCACACGAAGGCGGCGTTCTGCAGGTAGACCGGTGTGCCGTCGGCCTTGTGCTGGGCCGAGCCGATGGCGAGCATCGAGGAGGTGATCAGCACCGGGGTGAGCAGCTGGACGACCGAGACGCCGAGGTTGCCGAGGCCGCCGTTGATGCCGGTCGCGTTGCCCTTCTCCCGCTTCGGGAAGAAGAACCCGATGTTGGCGAGCGAGGAGGAGAAGTTCGCGCCGCCGAAGCCGCAGAGGGCGGCGATCACGGCCAGTACGCCGAACGGGGTCGAGGTGTCCTGGATGGCGATGCCGAGCCAGAGCAGCGGGAGGACCAGGACGGCGGTGGAGATCGCGGTGAAGCGGCGCTGGCCGATCCTGGGGCCGAGGAAGGTGTAGAAGATCCGGGCCGTGCCGCCGGTGAGACCGGGGATGGCGGTCAGCCAGAACAGCTGCGAGGTGGAGATGTCGAAGCCGACGTCCTTGAGGTTGGTCGCGGTGACCGACCAGACCTGCCAGACCACGAAGGCCACCAGCAGGGCCGGTACCGCGATCCACAGGTTCCGGGTGGCGACGCGTCTGCCGACCGACTTCCAGAAGACCTCGTCCTCCGGCTCCCACACCGTGACGGTGCGGCCGGGCCGGTAGTCCTCCGGGTCGGATACGGAGCCGCCTGCGGGCGGCTGCGAGGCGCGCTGGAGCGTGGAACTCATGGTGCTTCCCCTGCTGTTGAGACGGAGCGCCTGCCGGCCGGGCGGAGGACGCCCGCGCAGGTCCCGATGTCTCCACAGTGCTCCTTTAACCAGGGCTTACCGAGAGTCCAACGCCACCTCCGGGCCGGCCGAAAGTCCCGCCGGACGGCCGCCCCGGAGCGAGGGAGCGGCGTAGCGGTCGGCGCCTGAGCGGAATGTGAGCCTCCGTAAGTTCCGTTCCGGATGCGGAAGTTACTGACTCGCAGGTATTTTATGGATGATCATCGGGTGCGAGGATGCGGATGATCACATACCCGGCGCCGGAATCGCCGGTACGGCGGCGGCGTACTGGCCGCACCGGCACGGCTTCGAGCCGACCGTGGTGGAGCGGGCGGGCGGGATCCGGGAGGGCGACTACAAGGTCGACATCCGCGGCGCCGCCCTGGACGTGGTGACCCGGATGGGGCTGCGGGAGCAGATCCGCGCGCAGCGCACCGCCGTACGCACCGGCTCGATCGTCGACGCCGCCGGGAAGCGGGTGGCCGCGATCGACGGGGACACCTTCGGCGGCCGACAGGCGCAGGACGCCGGGCTGGCCGGGTACGAGCGGGAGCTGCGCCCGTTCGTCGCGGTGAACCAGAAGCTCGGCTCGGCCAACATCAAGCGGATGGTGCTGCGCAGCGCGGGCCAGGTCCGGATGTCGATGACGATGCTGCGGCTGATCAACCGCCTGCCCGGCAAGGACCGGCTGATGGCGAAGACGATGGAGCCCATCCACAAGGCTGCCGCCGCCATCGTGCTCAAGGAGTACTGAGCGCTGCTCAGCGCGAGTGGGCGTGGGCGGGCTGCTCCTGCCGGGGTGC
This genomic interval from Kitasatospora gansuensis contains the following:
- a CDS encoding NarK family nitrate/nitrite MFS transporter; amino-acid sequence: MSSTLQRASQPPAGGSVSDPEDYRPGRTVTVWEPEDEVFWKSVGRRVATRNLWIAVPALLVAFVVWQVWSVTATNLKDVGFDISTSQLFWLTAIPGLTGGTARIFYTFLGPRIGQRRFTAISTAVLVLPLLWLGIAIQDTSTPFGVLAVIAALCGFGGANFSSSLANIGFFFPKREKGNATGINGGLGNLGVSVVQLLTPVLITSSMLAIGSAQHKADGTPVYLQNAAFVWIPVLIVLALVSWFGQNDLKVASTPFSRQRVIFRRKHTWLMTWLYVGTFGSFIGFAAALPLLIKTTFPAYSVATYAWMGPALGALARWAGGWIADKLGGARVTVLSFVGMAASIVGVINFLPTGGNEGSFYGFFACFLAAFFFSGIGNGSTFRQIPVIFRAQHLKGLTEGTAAHDQALKQAEMESGAVTGFTAAIAAYGFFFIPAMFANFAVTSAMWGFVAFYLSCIAVAWWYYARRGAESPS